In the Methylophilus sp. 5 genome, one interval contains:
- a CDS encoding ABC transporter substrate-binding protein, giving the protein MSANNKIDSIWYTRCPVPTPLGLAAREGWISSEFVQDGITINTLQETQNPELLESHYDHSLPHSFRQGGNVPAIWAKARGTDTKVIGLNWVDEAQLIVTLPNSGITKPEDLKGKRIALPKNDISIDHQRASALRGIVVTLEVAGLTSKDVELVDIAVEKQAPTIGWSSGTRVAYAPEYEALKNGEVDAIYVKGARGYESVDKHGVTIIYDVRNHPDPKVRANNSAPRPITVDAALLRDRPDLVVRFLSRIVDVAEWSAKHEAETVAYIAKESGSTDEWVRKAYGNDVHLHQGTNLDADSIAALEGYKNFLLEWGFLKGDFDVNAWIDPAPLAEVFRLKKKAA; this is encoded by the coding sequence ATGTCCGCAAATAACAAGATTGACAGCATTTGGTATACCCGCTGCCCAGTGCCGACCCCGTTAGGCCTCGCCGCGCGCGAAGGCTGGATCAGTAGCGAATTTGTGCAAGATGGCATCACCATCAACACCCTGCAAGAAACCCAAAACCCAGAGTTGCTGGAGTCACACTACGACCACAGCCTGCCACACTCTTTTCGCCAGGGCGGTAATGTGCCGGCCATTTGGGCCAAGGCCAGAGGCACTGATACAAAAGTGATCGGCCTTAACTGGGTAGACGAAGCACAACTAATTGTCACGCTGCCAAACTCAGGCATTACCAAACCAGAAGATCTCAAAGGCAAACGTATCGCGCTGCCTAAAAATGACATCAGCATCGACCACCAGCGCGCCAGTGCTTTGCGTGGCATTGTCGTGACGCTGGAAGTTGCCGGTTTAACCTCAAAAGATGTTGAGCTGGTCGATATTGCAGTTGAAAAACAAGCGCCGACGATTGGCTGGTCATCAGGCACACGCGTGGCTTATGCCCCTGAATATGAAGCGTTAAAGAATGGTGAAGTCGATGCCATCTACGTCAAAGGCGCGCGCGGCTACGAAAGCGTAGACAAGCATGGTGTCACTATTATTTACGACGTACGTAACCACCCGGACCCAAAAGTCAGAGCTAACAATAGCGCCCCACGCCCGATCACGGTGGATGCGGCCTTGCTGCGTGACCGCCCGGACCTGGTAGTACGTTTTTTAAGCCGTATCGTAGACGTGGCTGAATGGTCTGCCAAACATGAAGCAGAAACCGTGGCCTACATTGCCAAAGAATCTGGCTCGACTGACGAATGGGTACGCAAAGCCTATGGCAACGACGTGCACCTGCACCAAGGCACTAATCTCGATGCAGACTCAATTGCCGCGCTCGAAGGCTACAAAAACTTTTTGCTTGAGTGGGGCTTTCTTAAAGGTGACTTTGATGTCAACGCCTGGATCGACCCGGCACCATTGGCAGAAGTGTTCCGCCTGAAGAAAAAAGCGGCTTAA
- a CDS encoding alpha/beta family hydrolase: MAAACLLSLPLQATDAVTITTPRGAPITVTANFPEGAGPFPAVVLGPGTGTMKQKINEVVESELLKHNIAVFRFEWAFYVKDKNGKPSDTDRSAEIEDFTTVLGLAKADKRVNRNAIIVGGKSRGTVIAWQVFRTDPTLKGILQLTPVCSKEGFTADQLYPEINSEPRPSLWIAGDADSACQPKTLYSFLARAGGAARAAIVIGDHGLATESTSQLTAELSTDFVLDVHKNKH, from the coding sequence ATGGCCGCAGCATGCTTGCTCAGCCTGCCATTACAAGCCACGGATGCAGTCACGATCACCACACCGCGCGGTGCACCTATTACTGTGACGGCCAACTTTCCTGAAGGCGCGGGCCCTTTTCCTGCGGTTGTATTGGGGCCAGGCACCGGCACCATGAAACAAAAAATCAATGAGGTCGTAGAGAGTGAGTTATTGAAACACAATATCGCCGTGTTCCGCTTTGAATGGGCGTTTTATGTCAAAGACAAAAACGGCAAGCCTTCTGACACTGACCGCTCAGCAGAAATTGAAGACTTCACCACTGTGCTTGGGTTGGCAAAAGCAGATAAACGTGTCAATCGCAACGCCATTATTGTCGGTGGTAAATCCCGTGGCACAGTCATCGCCTGGCAAGTCTTTCGCACCGACCCAACGCTCAAAGGCATTTTGCAACTGACGCCTGTTTGCAGCAAAGAAGGCTTTACCGCCGACCAACTGTACCCTGAGATTAACAGCGAACCACGCCCCTCTCTGTGGATTGCCGGTGACGCAGACTCCGCCTGCCAGCCGAAAACCTTATATAGCTTTCTTGCTCGTGCTGGCGGTGCTGCCAGAGCAGCGATTGTGATTGGCGACCATGGGTTGGCGACGGAATCGACCAGCCAGTTAACTGCAGAATTGTCGACGGATTTTGTATTGGATGTTCACAAAAACAAACACTAA
- a CDS encoding peroxiredoxin — MTLRLGDIAPDFTQQSSQGPISFHEWLGDSWAILFSHPADYTPVCTTELGATAKLAAEFKKRNVKAIALSVDPVESHHGWIQDINETQAADVQFPIIADADRKVSALYDLIHPNASTTATVRSVFIIDPHKKIRLTLTYPASTGRNFNELLRVIDSLQLTEYHSVATPANWEDGQDVVILPSITDPVVLESKFPKGYKTVKPYLRLTPQPNK; from the coding sequence ATGACACTCAGACTAGGTGACATCGCCCCGGACTTTACGCAACAATCCAGCCAGGGGCCGATTTCTTTTCACGAGTGGCTGGGCGACAGCTGGGCCATTTTGTTCTCACACCCGGCCGACTACACACCGGTGTGCACCACCGAACTCGGCGCCACCGCCAAACTGGCCGCTGAGTTTAAAAAGCGCAATGTGAAAGCGATTGCACTGTCGGTAGACCCGGTCGAATCGCATCATGGCTGGATCCAGGACATCAATGAAACGCAAGCGGCAGATGTGCAGTTTCCAATCATTGCCGACGCCGACCGTAAAGTCTCAGCTTTGTATGACCTGATTCACCCCAATGCCAGCACAACAGCCACCGTGCGCTCAGTGTTTATCATTGACCCGCACAAAAAAATCCGCCTCACGCTCACCTACCCGGCCAGCACGGGGCGTAACTTTAACGAGTTGCTGCGCGTGATTGACTCATTGCAACTGACCGAATACCACAGCGTGGCCACACCAGCCAACTGGGAGGACGGCCAGGATGTGGTTATTTTGCCGTCAATCACCGACCCGGTCGTGCTCGAGAGTAAATTTCCAAAAGGCTATAAAACAGTGAAGCCTTATTTACGCCTCACACCGCAACCTAATAAATAA
- a CDS encoding dodecin has product MSEHIYKVVELVGSSPISSDDAIKNAVERAAKTLHHLNWFEVVETRGHIADGKVAHFQVTLKVGFRIEE; this is encoded by the coding sequence ATGTCAGAGCATATTTATAAAGTTGTTGAACTGGTCGGCTCTTCACCTATTAGCAGTGATGATGCTATTAAAAATGCCGTTGAGCGCGCGGCCAAAACCCTGCACCACCTCAACTGGTTTGAGGTGGTTGAAACCCGCGGACATATTGCAGATGGCAAAGTGGCACACTTTCAAGTCACGCTTAAAGTGGGTTTTAGAATCGAAGAATAA
- a CDS encoding siderophore-interacting protein produces the protein MREHLFERVRFELQQRPVDVLKVEQTSEGFVTVTFTGPLLAQFNSLSFDDHIKFIFTNSNGETIRRDYTPRSFNNAKQELSIEFALHAQGDASDWARNAKPGDQAVIAGPKGSMIIPHSFDWHLLVADSSSLPALARRMDELPLATHVIALIHVEHESDQRAFAQYAGRTVQWFDSHQRLIDTVSTLQLPAGEGFSWVAGEHTFALQVRDILLEQGQPKERMKAAAYWKQGTVDFHEKI, from the coding sequence ATGAGAGAACATCTGTTTGAAAGAGTCCGTTTTGAATTGCAACAACGACCTGTTGACGTGCTAAAAGTTGAGCAAACTAGCGAGGGGTTTGTCACGGTGACTTTTACCGGCCCTTTGCTGGCGCAATTCAATAGCTTGTCGTTCGATGACCACATCAAATTCATTTTTACCAATAGCAACGGTGAAACAATCAGGCGCGACTATACGCCGCGGAGTTTTAATAACGCAAAGCAAGAGCTCTCTATAGAGTTTGCATTGCATGCGCAGGGTGATGCCTCAGATTGGGCTAGAAATGCAAAACCTGGTGATCAGGCTGTGATTGCTGGGCCTAAGGGCTCTATGATTATTCCCCACAGTTTTGACTGGCATTTGCTAGTCGCGGACTCTTCGAGCTTGCCAGCGCTTGCCCGCAGAATGGATGAGTTACCCTTGGCAACCCATGTGATTGCATTGATTCATGTTGAGCACGAAAGTGATCAGCGCGCATTTGCTCAATACGCCGGCAGAACCGTTCAATGGTTTGATTCACATCAGCGCTTGATCGACACAGTCAGCACCTTACAGTTGCCAGCAGGCGAAGGTTTTAGCTGGGTTGCCGGAGAGCACACTTTTGCTTTGCAAGTGAGGGATATTCTGCTTGAACAGGGGCAGCCAAAAGAACGCATGAAAGCGGCTGCTTATTGGAAACAAGGTACGGTTGATTTTCACGAGAAAATCTAA
- a CDS encoding ABC transporter substrate-binding protein, whose translation MSNQQQLPDNTLWFTRCAGNGQGGVPTASGIAFKLGWLQQEFANDNLRLRALQDDDSADFRHHHYDHGLQTLIREGGNLFAIPAKAQGAETRLIGLTWIEESQSIIVRPDANIRRPEDLKGKRLGLPAYNPKDVIENKRGRTITRHSSLHGYKGALDSVGLTLDDIQLIEVGQNEVTPSGRRYGGWQSSFNALLEGKVDAVYVKGAAAQDGARDQGLVVGIDLDALPEKRFRVNNGTPRPITVHRYLLENHYDYVVRFLTQTLRAAEWAKTNLAGVHEILQSETGGTAEGVAAAYRNGFHLSLAPDLSAERIELFRQQKNFLLTYGILDRDFDFDAWIDTRPLADAEQALQQLLANEQGGKLAA comes from the coding sequence ATGAGTAATCAACAACAATTGCCTGACAATACGCTGTGGTTTACGCGTTGTGCCGGTAACGGCCAGGGTGGCGTACCCACCGCTTCCGGCATCGCATTTAAACTGGGCTGGTTGCAACAAGAGTTTGCCAACGATAATTTGCGCCTGCGTGCCTTGCAGGATGATGACAGCGCAGACTTCAGACATCACCATTACGACCACGGCTTGCAAACATTGATCCGCGAAGGCGGTAACCTGTTTGCGATTCCGGCCAAGGCGCAAGGCGCAGAAACCCGCTTGATTGGCCTGACCTGGATTGAAGAGTCGCAGTCGATTATTGTGCGTCCGGATGCCAATATCCGCCGCCCGGAAGACCTTAAAGGCAAGCGCTTGGGGTTGCCAGCGTATAACCCGAAAGATGTCATTGAAAACAAGCGCGGCCGCACCATCACCCGCCATAGCAGCTTGCATGGCTACAAAGGTGCGCTGGACTCTGTTGGCTTGACGCTGGATGATATTCAGTTGATAGAAGTGGGTCAAAACGAAGTCACGCCGTCTGGCCGCCGTTATGGTGGCTGGCAATCGAGCTTTAATGCTTTGCTCGAAGGCAAAGTCGATGCTGTTTATGTCAAAGGCGCTGCCGCGCAAGATGGCGCGCGTGACCAGGGCCTGGTGGTGGGGATAGACCTGGATGCCCTGCCGGAAAAACGCTTTCGCGTGAATAACGGCACCCCGCGTCCGATCACTGTGCATCGTTACCTGCTTGAAAACCACTACGATTACGTGGTGCGCTTTTTAACCCAAACCTTGCGTGCTGCCGAGTGGGCAAAAACCAATCTGGCTGGCGTGCATGAAATCCTGCAAAGCGAGACGGGTGGCACCGCAGAAGGCGTGGCTGCGGCTTATCGCAACGGCTTTCACCTGTCACTGGCGCCTGATTTATCGGCTGAGCGCATTGAGTTATTCCGTCAACAGAAAAACTTCTTGCTCACCTACGGTATTTTAGACCGCGACTTTGACTTTGATGCCTGGATAGACACCAGACCGCTGGCCGATGCCGAGCAGGCATTACAGCAACTGTTGGCTAACGAACAGGGTGGCAAACTGGCCGCGTAA
- a CDS encoding ABC transporter ATP-binding protein, whose product MKSYIDIQAHGVHTPSSRFAFKLKQPLLRCLALYAYMPWQFSFTALLFILVNAGMAWQLWLVGQIVQYIHIGEFITRNAQGLLDYSNARHWLTLLVGVALIRGILQYIGGVMSLIIGQELLYILRERILHQVQRLDLAYHWQHGIGEIVTRTTRDADKVRDALINFWRQVFEASIWVLISVAVLSIYHPLLGLGTLLLVVAGMWLFVTHTNTLVILDREVGNAYDQVNQELSEGVNGIRVIKAFGLESQRTRHFSGLVDTFITHAHTALAFAAQRIPLPQVVIGFSQVWILAFGAYLVSQGTLNIGQLVAALLIANALVFRVEGIGRVMQVFADARASATRIWELLDEAPNILSGPHTLATQALGFRLSNVTTQAPNSDQAILHHCSLEVSPGETVAIVGATGAGKSSLAGLLPRLLDAKHGSVEVGSAWAGWHDVKTLDLQQLRKSVHVVPQESFLFSDTLAANLRLAKPDATDEELLQALHLAAADEVLEKLSDGLHTKIGDRGITLSGGQRQRISLARAFLSAPSILVLDDSTSALDAITERKVLDNIRNLRHTSGKNTTVLIIASKLSTILLADRVAMLAEGRIIAEGTHEDLIQTHVAYRDLVGVQHG is encoded by the coding sequence TTGAAGTCCTATATTGATATACAAGCGCATGGAGTGCACACACCTTCATCACGCTTTGCTTTTAAGCTCAAACAACCGTTGCTGCGCTGCCTGGCTTTGTATGCTTACATGCCGTGGCAATTCAGCTTCACCGCCCTGCTGTTTATCCTGGTCAACGCAGGCATGGCCTGGCAACTCTGGCTGGTCGGCCAAATTGTGCAGTATATCCACATTGGCGAATTTATCACGCGTAACGCGCAAGGCCTGTTGGATTACTCCAACGCACGGCACTGGCTGACACTGCTGGTTGGCGTCGCGCTGATTCGCGGCATCTTGCAATATATTGGTGGCGTGATGTCGCTGATTATTGGCCAGGAGCTGCTCTACATTTTGCGCGAACGCATTTTGCACCAGGTGCAACGTTTAGACTTGGCCTATCACTGGCAACACGGCATCGGCGAAATTGTGACACGTACCACGCGCGATGCCGACAAGGTACGTGACGCGCTGATCAACTTTTGGCGGCAAGTGTTTGAAGCCAGCATTTGGGTGCTGATCTCGGTGGCTGTACTTAGTATTTATCACCCGCTACTTGGCCTGGGGACGCTCTTACTGGTTGTCGCAGGCATGTGGCTATTTGTCACACATACCAATACGTTGGTCATCCTCGACCGCGAAGTCGGCAATGCTTACGACCAGGTGAATCAGGAGCTCAGCGAAGGCGTGAATGGCATCCGCGTGATTAAAGCCTTTGGGCTGGAATCTCAACGTACCAGACACTTTTCTGGCCTGGTCGATACCTTTATCACGCATGCACATACCGCGCTGGCGTTTGCGGCACAAAGAATTCCTTTACCGCAGGTGGTGATTGGCTTTAGCCAGGTGTGGATTCTGGCGTTTGGCGCTTACCTGGTTAGCCAAGGCACATTAAACATTGGTCAATTGGTGGCCGCATTACTCATCGCCAATGCCCTGGTGTTTCGCGTAGAAGGCATAGGCCGCGTCATGCAGGTATTTGCTGATGCACGTGCCTCCGCTACCCGCATCTGGGAGCTGCTGGACGAAGCGCCGAATATCCTGTCCGGCCCGCACACATTAGCAACCCAGGCACTGGGCTTTCGTTTAAGCAATGTCACCACCCAGGCGCCTAACAGTGACCAGGCCATTTTGCATCATTGCAGCCTGGAGGTCAGCCCGGGCGAAACCGTGGCCATTGTTGGTGCTACCGGCGCCGGCAAAAGCTCATTGGCCGGATTACTACCGCGCCTCTTAGATGCAAAACACGGCAGTGTAGAGGTCGGCTCGGCCTGGGCAGGCTGGCATGACGTGAAAACCTTAGACCTGCAACAACTGCGCAAATCTGTGCATGTGGTGCCGCAAGAAAGCTTTTTGTTTTCTGACACACTGGCCGCAAATCTGCGCCTGGCCAAACCCGATGCAACTGACGAAGAGCTGCTACAGGCACTACACCTCGCCGCCGCCGACGAGGTACTGGAAAAATTAAGCGATGGCCTGCATACCAAAATCGGCGACCGCGGCATTACCTTATCTGGCGGGCAACGCCAGCGCATCAGCCTGGCACGCGCATTTTTATCCGCGCCATCCATTCTGGTGCTAGATGACTCGACCAGCGCGCTGGATGCAATCACCGAGCGCAAGGTGCTGGATAACATCCGCAACCTGCGCCACACCTCAGGTAAAAACACCACCGTGCTCATCATTGCCAGCAAACTCTCGACCATTTTGCTGGCTGACCGCGTCGCCATGCTGGCTGAAGGCCGCATCATCGCCGAAGGCACTCATGAAGACCTGATACAAACACATGTCGCTTACCGCGATTTAGTTGGAGTGCAACATGGCTGA
- a CDS encoding MarR family winged helix-turn-helix transcriptional regulator — protein MMTNKVDNVNHNLDGKHQVFETIHRLMHTFRARQYRLIQDSGVDLTHMQHKVLGYFARHPDATLSDLVAESGKDKAQIARLITEVRTKGLLDAKADTADKRVTRLNLTQTGREIFERLKIAERALSDLAVQGLSEDECKLLLKLLGDIKNNLSE, from the coding sequence ATGATGACAAATAAAGTAGACAATGTCAACCATAATTTAGATGGTAAGCATCAAGTCTTTGAAACGATCCATAGGCTGATGCACACCTTTCGCGCGCGCCAATACCGTTTGATTCAAGACAGCGGCGTCGACCTGACCCATATGCAGCACAAAGTGCTGGGTTACTTTGCGCGGCATCCAGACGCGACGCTGAGTGATTTGGTGGCGGAGTCTGGCAAAGATAAAGCCCAAATTGCGCGACTGATTACAGAAGTGCGCACCAAAGGATTATTAGATGCCAAAGCCGATACCGCAGACAAACGGGTCACGAGACTGAACCTGACGCAAACCGGCAGAGAAATATTTGAACGCCTTAAAATAGCCGAAAGAGCGTTGTCTGACCTGGCGGTACAAGGGCTCAGCGAAGACGAGTGCAAGCTGCTACTCAAATTGTTAGGTGATATAAAAAACAATTTGTCAGAGTGA
- a CDS encoding N-acetyltransferase — translation MMIQTRASTPEESSLIYDIYVDAMKAHIERIWGWDEDWQKHDFAKSLTTSSTNVIQLNSAVIGYYQLEETESHDYLRMFILDKKHRSKGIGSTVLRRLLEESQTKHSTLKLRVFKINSEALRFYQREGWHIVAIEDAFYLLE, via the coding sequence ATGATGATTCAAACTCGTGCTTCAACGCCTGAAGAATCCTCTTTAATTTATGACATATATGTCGATGCTATGAAAGCGCACATTGAAAGAATTTGGGGATGGGATGAGGATTGGCAAAAGCATGATTTCGCCAAGTCTTTAACAACAAGCTCGACCAACGTTATTCAATTGAACAGTGCTGTCATTGGCTATTATCAGTTAGAGGAAACAGAGAGTCATGACTACTTGAGGATGTTTATTTTAGATAAGAAACATCGTTCAAAAGGAATTGGTTCTACTGTTTTACGCCGACTGCTAGAGGAAAGCCAAACCAAACATAGCACTTTGAAATTGCGAGTATTTAAGATTAATAGCGAAGCATTACGCTTTTATCAACGCGAAGGCTGGCATATCGTGGCAATAGAAGATGCCTTTTATTTACTAGAATAG
- a CDS encoding ABC transporter ATP-binding protein codes for MAENLRQERALNDIELEQALAKKSLDRNMFWRLLPLLQQVSGKVTAVILLEILLVGVIFIRPWFLREVIDHGFIQSAQGIVLNTPLLVWMSLGMGISWIVRFGVSGLSQYLSGSAAVHILNSLRVQVFAHLQQLSMRYFDQTKAGRIISRADRDIDALEPLLIQGPPELLSALLRFVVASVALWLISPKLLLALASIVPVLFAATWLFKRISEKNWAKVAEARARFTAHLVETVSGVRIIKQTVIEADNAQRYRALLHDFNTTLIKGNLRSSWFLPLTQVLSTIGMAFLLATGSLGIVEHEMTVGQIAQSLFYVQLFLGPLQELNDLFERYSTGASSAQRIFLLLDTEPEITDPATPQLPPVNGHVAFNNVHFKYNAHASHYVIQDLSLEIPAGQVLAIVGPTGHGKSTIVQLLTRFYEVNAGEVLVDGVNVKDYTQTSLRRKVGLVLQDNVLFSGTVLENLRLAAPEASDAALIHAVKELGADEILERLPQGYATQVGPLGAFLSHGQRQLVCIVRAYLANPAILVLDEATSAVDLQTERKIQAAFRRLCEGRTAIIIAHRLSTIRDADAIAVIRDGQVVEKGSHSQLIAQDGHYSGLYKAYQQASEAAVAA; via the coding sequence ATGGCTGAAAACTTAAGACAAGAACGCGCCCTCAATGACATTGAACTTGAGCAGGCGCTGGCAAAAAAAAGCCTGGACCGCAATATGTTCTGGCGCTTACTGCCCCTGCTCCAACAAGTCTCAGGCAAAGTCACGGCGGTGATTTTGCTAGAGATATTGCTGGTCGGCGTTATTTTTATCCGCCCCTGGTTTTTGCGCGAGGTGATTGACCACGGCTTTATCCAGTCGGCACAAGGCATCGTCCTCAATACGCCATTACTGGTATGGATGAGCTTAGGCATGGGCATCAGCTGGATCGTGCGTTTTGGCGTGTCGGGGCTGTCACAGTATTTGTCTGGCAGCGCGGCGGTGCATATTCTCAATAGTTTGCGCGTGCAGGTGTTTGCACACCTGCAACAATTAAGCATGCGCTATTTTGACCAGACCAAGGCCGGGCGCATTATCTCGCGTGCTGACCGTGATATTGATGCACTGGAGCCACTGCTGATTCAAGGCCCGCCTGAGTTGCTGTCAGCATTATTGCGCTTTGTGGTGGCCAGCGTCGCCTTGTGGCTCATTTCGCCCAAACTGCTGCTGGCACTGGCCAGCATCGTGCCGGTGCTGTTTGCCGCCACCTGGTTATTTAAACGTATCTCAGAAAAAAACTGGGCCAAAGTGGCTGAGGCCAGAGCGCGCTTCACCGCGCACCTGGTAGAAACCGTGTCTGGCGTACGCATTATTAAACAAACCGTGATTGAAGCCGATAATGCCCAGCGCTACCGGGCCTTACTGCACGACTTTAATACCACCTTAATCAAGGGCAACCTCAGATCGAGCTGGTTTTTACCACTGACGCAAGTGCTGAGTACCATAGGCATGGCCTTTTTGCTGGCCACCGGCAGTTTAGGCATCGTCGAACATGAAATGACGGTTGGCCAAATCGCACAAAGCCTGTTTTATGTGCAACTGTTTTTAGGCCCGCTGCAAGAGTTGAATGACTTGTTTGAACGTTATTCTACGGGCGCCTCGTCAGCCCAACGGATTTTTTTGTTGCTGGATACCGAGCCGGAAATCACTGACCCCGCCACACCGCAACTGCCGCCAGTGAACGGCCATGTTGCCTTTAATAATGTGCACTTCAAGTACAACGCACATGCGTCTCACTATGTGATTCAAGACCTAAGCCTGGAAATCCCGGCCGGACAAGTGCTGGCGATTGTAGGCCCCACCGGCCATGGCAAAAGCACCATTGTGCAATTGCTGACGCGCTTTTATGAAGTGAATGCGGGCGAGGTGCTGGTCGATGGCGTGAATGTGAAAGACTACACACAAACCAGCTTGCGGCGCAAAGTCGGCCTGGTGTTACAAGACAACGTGCTGTTTAGCGGCACGGTGCTAGAGAACTTGCGCCTGGCCGCACCAGAAGCCAGTGACGCGGCACTGATACATGCCGTCAAAGAATTAGGCGCCGATGAAATTTTGGAGCGCCTGCCACAAGGCTATGCCACCCAAGTAGGACCACTGGGCGCGTTTCTGAGCCATGGTCAGCGACAGTTAGTGTGCATCGTCAGGGCCTACCTGGCCAACCCGGCGATTTTGGTGCTGGACGAAGCGACCTCGGCCGTTGACCTGCAAACAGAGCGAAAAATTCAAGCCGCATTCAGGCGTTTATGCGAAGGTCGCACGGCGATTATTATTGCGCACCGTTTATCGACCATCCGCGATGCCGATGCCATTGCTGTGATTCGTGACGGCCAAGTGGTAGAAAAAGGTTCGCATAGTCAGCTGATCGCGCAAGATGGCCATTATTCGGGCCTATATAAAGCCTACCAGCAAGCCTCTGAGGCGGCCGTGGCCGCTTAA
- a CDS encoding trans-aconitate 2-methyltransferase → MIAEIPSPIDLKQTADAEEWARTALVKRSVRTEFIAMFADIARQQAPQKNIRILELGSGPGFLAEHLLHTLSQCQYIALDSSPAMHALAKQRLNVTLDSTNKPIRFIERDFLDPNWVQGLGQFDLIVTMQAVHELRHKSRASTLHRQARSLLNDHGSYLVCDHHTDTGGMNNTELYMSILEQQSALTGAGFNHIELILDKAGMALHRAHCH, encoded by the coding sequence ATGATTGCCGAAATCCCCAGCCCTATCGACTTAAAGCAAACCGCCGATGCCGAGGAATGGGCACGCACAGCGCTCGTCAAGCGCTCGGTGCGGACTGAATTTATTGCGATGTTTGCCGACATTGCACGACAACAGGCGCCACAAAAAAACATACGCATCTTAGAGCTAGGCTCTGGTCCTGGTTTCCTGGCCGAGCACCTCTTACACACATTGTCACAGTGCCAATATATCGCGTTGGACTCTTCACCTGCCATGCACGCATTAGCCAAACAACGGCTGAATGTAACGCTAGACTCAACAAATAAACCAATTCGATTTATAGAACGAGACTTTCTTGACCCCAATTGGGTGCAAGGCCTAGGCCAGTTTGACCTTATCGTGACCATGCAAGCGGTGCATGAGTTACGCCATAAATCACGTGCCAGCACCCTGCACAGGCAAGCAAGAAGCCTGCTAAACGACCATGGCAGCTACCTGGTCTGCGATCACCATACCGACACAGGTGGCATGAACAACACCGAACTCTACATGTCCATCCTTGAACAACAATCCGCCCTGACAGGGGCTGGCTTTAACCATATCGAACTGATCTTGGACAAAGCAGGTATGGCACTACACCGTGCCCACTGTCATTAG